Proteins from one Variovorax sp. TBS-050B genomic window:
- a CDS encoding 2Fe-2S iron-sulfur cluster-binding protein translates to MTSLNTLSAAGGGATPPLRRRTFMMATAAGLGAAAAPAAGAADGPAPAAGPYEGSQPTQVTVNGQVHRLMLQPRTSLLDMLREQLGLTGAKKGCDHGQCGACTVHVDGRRVASCLTLAVKTDGCAVTTIEGIGSADGALHPMQQAFIDHDALQCGYCTPGQVMAAIACVREGHATSDAQIREYMSGNLCRCGAYVGILEAIRAAAPQMLAPEGRRHA, encoded by the coding sequence ATGACCTCCCTGAACACCCTGTCCGCCGCCGGGGGCGGCGCCACGCCGCCGCTTCGCCGGCGCACCTTCATGATGGCCACGGCCGCCGGCCTCGGCGCCGCGGCCGCACCGGCCGCCGGCGCGGCCGACGGGCCGGCGCCCGCGGCCGGTCCCTACGAAGGCAGCCAGCCCACGCAGGTCACGGTCAACGGCCAGGTGCACCGGCTGATGCTGCAGCCGCGCACCTCGCTGCTCGACATGCTGCGCGAGCAGCTCGGCCTGACCGGCGCCAAGAAGGGCTGCGACCACGGCCAGTGCGGCGCCTGCACGGTGCACGTCGACGGTCGCCGGGTCGCGTCCTGCCTCACGCTCGCCGTCAAGACCGACGGCTGCGCGGTCACCACCATCGAAGGGATCGGGTCGGCCGACGGGGCGCTGCATCCGATGCAGCAGGCCTTCATCGACCACGATGCGCTGCAGTGCGGCTACTGCACACCGGGTCAGGTGATGGCCGCGATCGCCTGCGTGCGCGAAGGCCATGCCACGAGCGACGCGCAGATCCGCGAGTACATGAGCGGCAATCTCTGCCGCTGCGGCGCCTATGTGGGCATCCTGGAGGCGATCCGCGCGGCCGCGCCGCAGATGCTGGCGCCGGAGGGCCGCCGCCATGCGTGA
- a CDS encoding DoxX family protein has translation MRSILPRLRGFCERLEPWSYLLLRVAFGLMLMTHGLPKMLGRSHGSMADPMAGSVHLIGNVLHLPAAPAIGWFVALLEGVGGLMLAAGLLTRLVAPMVVVQMLVICWLLAPTFPWIDRGFEYPLMLFFTALLIAARGGGRASVDAWLARRA, from the coding sequence ATGCGATCGATCCTGCCGCGACTGCGCGGTTTCTGCGAGCGGCTGGAGCCCTGGAGCTATCTGCTGCTGCGCGTGGCCTTCGGCCTGATGCTCATGACCCACGGCCTGCCGAAGATGCTGGGCCGCAGCCACGGCAGCATGGCCGACCCGATGGCGGGCTCGGTCCACCTGATCGGCAACGTGCTGCACCTGCCCGCGGCACCGGCGATCGGCTGGTTCGTCGCGCTGCTCGAGGGCGTGGGTGGACTGATGCTCGCGGCCGGGCTGCTGACGCGGCTGGTGGCGCCGATGGTGGTGGTGCAGATGCTCGTGATCTGCTGGCTGCTGGCGCCCACCTTTCCGTGGATCGACCGCGGCTTCGAGTACCCGCTGATGCTGTTCTTCACCGCGCTGCTGATCGCCGCACGCGGCGGCGGCCGCGCCTCGGTCGATGCATGGCTGGCGCGGCGCGCCTGA
- a CDS encoding LysR family transcriptional regulator, with the protein MDRFETMRLFTRIVELGSFTQAAVALDLPRATATHAIKQLEARLQVRLLERTTRQVRTTFDGQAFYDRCRHLLHELEDAESSLAQHAVNPRGRLRIDIHGAPANEIVLPRIGEFHARYPNIELVMGSGDRLVDLVREGVDCVVRAGEPKDSSLVTRRLALIPQVTCASPAYLAAHGTPLQPSDLAQHWAVNFFSSSRTGVFPCVFEVDGRIEEHFMKSWISVNSADSYKTCAEQGCGIIQVPRYGVEERLRRGTLVEILAHAPCPPMLYSVLYPQARLLSPRVRVFIDWVTRCFEERFGNAHATTTSEGAAA; encoded by the coding sequence ATGGACCGTTTCGAGACCATGCGGCTGTTCACGCGCATCGTCGAGCTCGGCAGCTTCACGCAGGCCGCCGTGGCGCTCGACCTGCCGCGCGCCACCGCGACGCACGCGATCAAGCAGCTCGAGGCGCGGCTGCAGGTGCGGCTGCTCGAACGCACCACGCGGCAGGTGCGCACCACGTTCGACGGCCAGGCCTTCTACGACCGCTGCCGCCATCTGCTGCACGAACTCGAGGACGCCGAGTCCTCGCTCGCGCAGCACGCCGTCAACCCGCGCGGGCGGCTGCGCATCGACATCCACGGCGCGCCGGCGAACGAGATCGTGCTGCCGCGCATCGGCGAATTCCATGCGCGCTATCCGAACATCGAACTCGTGATGGGCAGCGGCGACCGGCTGGTGGACCTGGTGCGCGAGGGCGTGGACTGCGTGGTGCGCGCCGGCGAGCCGAAGGACTCCTCGCTCGTGACCCGGCGCCTCGCGCTGATTCCGCAGGTCACCTGCGCGAGCCCGGCCTACCTGGCCGCGCACGGCACGCCGCTGCAGCCTTCGGACCTGGCGCAGCACTGGGCGGTGAACTTCTTCTCGTCCTCGCGCACGGGCGTGTTCCCCTGTGTTTTCGAGGTCGACGGCCGCATCGAGGAGCACTTCATGAAGAGCTGGATCAGCGTCAACAGCGCCGACAGCTACAAGACCTGCGCCGAGCAGGGCTGCGGCATCATCCAGGTGCCGCGCTATGGCGTCGAGGAGCGGCTGCGCCGGGGCACGCTGGTCGAGATCCTCGCGCATGCGCCGTGTCCGCCGATGCTCTACTCGGTGCTCTACCCGCAGGCGCGGCTGCTGTCGCCGCGCGTGCGCGTGTTCATCGACTGGGTGACGCGCTGCTTCGAGGAGCGCTTCGGCAATGCGCACGCCACCACAACGAGCGAAGGAGCAGCAGCGTGA
- a CDS encoding surface-adhesin E family protein has protein sequence MRYRYVVAGLAMCAGLAWAQPAWFTVVGDPLDRMVDTVQVDPDRVTGDPAADGGTVEMRVRVNRAAPRYNWDGIPYRSYESRVVFDCRSKSAAYVHARYYAEPLWRGEPHHEADYADAPRPLRFRDMTPNPTARIVRAACRLRPG, from the coding sequence GTGAGGTATCGGTACGTGGTCGCAGGGCTGGCGATGTGCGCGGGCCTGGCGTGGGCGCAGCCCGCATGGTTCACGGTCGTGGGCGATCCGCTCGACCGCATGGTCGACACGGTGCAGGTCGATCCCGATCGCGTGACGGGCGACCCCGCGGCCGACGGGGGCACCGTCGAGATGCGGGTGCGCGTGAACCGCGCGGCGCCGCGCTACAACTGGGACGGCATTCCCTACCGGTCGTACGAGTCGCGCGTGGTCTTCGACTGCCGCTCGAAGAGCGCCGCCTACGTCCACGCGCGCTACTACGCCGAGCCGCTGTGGCGCGGCGAGCCGCACCACGAGGCCGACTACGCGGATGCGCCGCGGCCGCTGCGCTTCCGGGACATGACGCCGAACCCCACGGCGCGGATCGTGCGCGCGGCGTGCCGGCTGCGGCCGGGCTGA
- a CDS encoding phosphatase PAP2 family protein: MRPRRPHPVRPSWTRLLWRRARTLWLLKMAGTTLGIGLFFVLYAWTLHGTADRAVTLPLTWIDRWVGVSEIALLPYASLWLYLALAPAFAANAGALRAQAAGALAIASLGLASYWVFPTVTPAFDVDWARYPLLQFLKSSDPGGNAFPSLHVAFACYAALLIASQLASLGAPRWARHLNWLWCAAIVYSTLATRQHVFVDVLGGLALTRLALCLAWRRPARLRRRAAVPPVAENRGSVLHPSSPP, translated from the coding sequence ATGCGACCCCGCCGCCCGCACCCTGTTCGGCCTTCCTGGACCCGGCTGCTCTGGCGCCGCGCCCGCACCCTCTGGCTGCTGAAGATGGCCGGCACCACCCTCGGCATCGGCCTGTTCTTCGTGCTGTATGCCTGGACGCTGCACGGCACCGCGGACCGGGCCGTCACGCTGCCGCTCACCTGGATCGACCGCTGGGTCGGTGTCAGCGAGATCGCGCTGCTGCCCTACGCGTCGCTGTGGCTGTACCTCGCGCTGGCGCCGGCGTTCGCGGCCAACGCGGGGGCGCTTCGCGCGCAGGCCGCGGGGGCGCTGGCGATCGCGAGCCTGGGCCTCGCGAGCTACTGGGTGTTCCCGACCGTCACGCCGGCCTTCGACGTGGACTGGGCGCGCTATCCGCTGCTGCAGTTCCTCAAGAGTTCCGACCCGGGCGGCAACGCCTTCCCCTCGCTGCACGTGGCCTTCGCCTGCTACGCCGCGCTGCTGATCGCGAGCCAGCTCGCCAGCCTCGGGGCGCCGCGCTGGGCGCGGCATCTCAACTGGCTCTGGTGCGCGGCGATCGTGTATTCGACGCTCGCCACGCGCCAGCATGTCTTCGTCGACGTGCTGGGCGGGCTGGCGCTGACGCGGCTCGCGCTGTGCCTCGCGTGGCGCAGGCCGGCCCGCCTGCGCCGGCGCGCGGCGGTGCCGCCGGTGGCCGAGAATCGCGGATCCGTACTGCACCCTTCCTCGCCCCCGTGA
- a CDS encoding response regulator transcription factor has protein sequence MKILVVEDDLDLAQALAAALHDQLMVVDTALSLREARELAFDADHDVLVVDRNLPDGDGLSLIEELRRAGRSTPALVLTAIGEVAERVRSLDRGADDYLAKPFSIDELMARIRVLARRPAVRARPATLAGRLRFDHEAREFDVDGEALVLPRRELLVLEALVLSKGRTVQRQRLVERVYGDGDDIRSNSLDAHVSRLRAKLERIGAGVEIHPVRGVGYLLQAAVRAA, from the coding sequence GTGAAGATCCTCGTTGTCGAAGACGACCTCGACCTGGCCCAGGCGCTCGCCGCGGCGCTGCACGACCAGCTCATGGTGGTGGACACCGCGCTGTCGCTGCGCGAGGCGCGCGAGCTGGCCTTCGATGCGGACCACGACGTGCTGGTGGTCGACAGGAACCTGCCCGACGGCGACGGCCTGTCGCTGATCGAGGAACTGCGCCGCGCCGGCCGCTCGACGCCGGCGCTGGTGCTGACCGCGATCGGCGAGGTCGCGGAGCGCGTGCGCAGCCTCGACCGCGGCGCCGACGACTATCTGGCGAAGCCCTTCTCGATCGACGAACTGATGGCGCGCATCCGCGTGCTCGCGCGGCGGCCGGCCGTGCGCGCGCGGCCGGCCACCCTGGCGGGCCGCCTGCGCTTCGACCACGAGGCGCGCGAGTTCGACGTCGACGGCGAAGCCCTCGTCCTTCCGCGGCGCGAGCTGCTGGTGCTCGAGGCGCTGGTGCTGTCGAAGGGGCGCACCGTGCAGCGGCAGCGCCTGGTCGAACGCGTCTACGGCGACGGCGACGACATCCGCTCGAACTCGCTCGATGCGCATGTCTCGCGGCTGCGTGCCAAGCTCGAGCGCATCGGCGCAGGCGTCGAGATCCATCCGGTGCGCGGCGTCGGCTACCTGCTGCAGGCCGCGGTCCGCGCCGCATGA
- a CDS encoding HAMP domain-containing sensor histidine kinase, which yields MKTHSLRWRLVGSLVALQVAASLLVLLGFLALMAAAGRFVDEGGDRAAQIIGGALGHTPEGRLVLTPDAEARWLLDAAPSLWFVARDAQGEELRRGEVPPRYQALVRALGGMGRAALDLAEPNARPAARFERIETPTGPVDLIVQTRAPLSVTGKSAWVTIAFLILVAPILLVTGLVVVIATPFVIRRGLEGVVATAARAEQMDVDRLATRLPLEGVAAEVRPLVEAVNRAFDRLDDGYRRQERFLADAAHELRTPITTLRIQVESLPHENAEKARLVRATTRLVTLAEQLLDLERLRRVAVAGDLVDLRALCERVAADLAPLVIRNGGSLSVEAPQPVFARADATSIERAVSNLVQNATEHGGAGCEIQVHVRAPATVEVCDSGPGIPVHERERVVAPFHRIHPRGSGAGLGLHLVAEVARLHQGSLTVGASHLGGARMRLQLGTGL from the coding sequence ATGAAGACGCACTCGCTGCGCTGGCGCCTGGTGGGCAGCCTGGTGGCGCTGCAGGTCGCCGCGAGCCTGCTGGTGCTGCTCGGCTTCCTCGCGCTCATGGCCGCGGCCGGACGCTTCGTCGACGAAGGCGGCGACCGCGCGGCGCAGATCATCGGCGGCGCGCTCGGCCACACGCCCGAGGGCCGGCTCGTGCTCACGCCCGATGCGGAGGCGCGGTGGCTGCTCGATGCGGCGCCTTCGCTCTGGTTCGTCGCGCGCGATGCGCAGGGCGAGGAGCTGCGCCGCGGCGAGGTCCCGCCGCGCTACCAGGCACTCGTGCGCGCGCTCGGCGGCATGGGACGCGCCGCGCTCGACCTGGCCGAGCCCAACGCCCGCCCCGCGGCGCGCTTCGAACGCATCGAGACGCCGACCGGGCCCGTCGACCTGATCGTGCAGACGCGCGCGCCGCTGTCCGTGACCGGCAAGTCCGCATGGGTCACGATCGCGTTCCTGATCCTGGTGGCGCCGATCCTGCTCGTCACGGGACTGGTGGTGGTGATCGCCACGCCCTTCGTGATCCGCCGCGGCCTCGAGGGCGTGGTCGCCACCGCGGCGAGGGCCGAGCAGATGGACGTCGACCGGCTCGCCACCCGGCTGCCGCTCGAGGGCGTGGCGGCCGAGGTCCGGCCGCTGGTGGAGGCGGTCAACCGCGCCTTCGACCGCCTCGACGACGGCTACCGCCGCCAGGAGCGCTTCCTCGCCGATGCGGCGCACGAGCTGCGCACGCCGATCACCACGCTGCGCATCCAGGTCGAGTCGCTGCCGCACGAGAACGCCGAGAAGGCCCGGCTGGTGCGCGCCACCACGCGCCTCGTGACGCTGGCCGAGCAGCTGCTCGACCTCGAGCGGCTGCGGCGCGTCGCCGTCGCCGGCGACCTCGTCGACCTGCGCGCGCTGTGCGAGCGCGTGGCCGCGGACCTCGCGCCGCTGGTGATCCGGAACGGCGGTTCGCTGTCGGTCGAGGCGCCGCAGCCGGTGTTCGCGCGCGCGGACGCGACCTCGATCGAACGCGCGGTGTCGAACCTGGTGCAGAACGCCACCGAGCACGGCGGCGCAGGCTGCGAGATCCAGGTCCACGTGCGCGCGCCCGCGACCGTCGAGGTCTGCGATTCGGGACCGGGCATCCCGGTGCACGAGCGCGAGCGCGTGGTGGCGCCCTTCCACCGCATCCATCCGCGCGGCAGCGGCGCCGGCCTTGGCCTGCATCTGGTGGCCGAGGTGGCACGGCTGCACCAGGGCAGCCTCACCGTCGGCGCCTCGCACCTCGGCGGCGCGCGCATGCGGCTCCAACTCGGGACGGGCCTCTAG
- a CDS encoding MOSC domain-containing protein — MSPLAPTTVDALLVGAVGLLPDGRTASAIGKSPVAHALWLSPTGLQGDAQADLRIHGGPEKAVHHYPHEHYAAWGAWSRRTDLLAHAGAFGENLSTQGWDESTVCVGDVVRLGEALVQVSQGRQPCWKLDARFGEPGMARQMQASGRTGWYYRTLEPGWVRAGAAMTLVDRPHPAWPLARLIALLFARDVQHAPEWAQAAELASLAERWRLTFRRRVESREVEDWGPRLGRPEAGDEGA; from the coding sequence ATGAGCCCGCTCGCGCCGACCACCGTCGATGCGCTGCTCGTCGGCGCCGTGGGCCTGCTGCCCGACGGCCGCACCGCGAGCGCCATCGGCAAGTCGCCGGTCGCGCATGCGCTGTGGCTCTCGCCCACGGGGCTGCAGGGCGATGCGCAGGCCGACCTGCGCATCCATGGCGGGCCCGAAAAGGCCGTGCACCACTATCCGCACGAGCACTACGCGGCGTGGGGTGCGTGGAGCCGCCGCACCGACCTGCTCGCCCACGCCGGCGCCTTCGGCGAGAACCTCTCGACGCAGGGCTGGGACGAATCCACGGTGTGCGTCGGCGACGTGGTGCGGCTCGGCGAGGCGCTGGTGCAGGTCTCGCAGGGCCGGCAGCCCTGCTGGAAGCTCGATGCGCGCTTCGGCGAACCCGGCATGGCGCGGCAGATGCAGGCCAGCGGCCGCACGGGCTGGTACTACCGCACGCTGGAGCCCGGCTGGGTGCGCGCCGGCGCGGCCATGACGCTCGTCGACCGGCCGCATCCCGCGTGGCCGCTCGCGCGCCTGATCGCCTTGCTGTTCGCGCGCGACGTACAGCACGCGCCCGAGTGGGCGCAGGCGGCCGAGCTTGCGTCGCTGGCCGAACGCTGGCGGCTCACCTTCCGGCGCCGGGTGGAGTCGAGAGAGGTCGAGGACTGGGGGCCGCGGCTCGGCAGGCCGGAAGCCGGGGACGAGGGCGCCTGA
- a CDS encoding TlpA disulfide reductase family protein encodes MTHHHPEAPALQVAQWLNTETEPTLAALRGRIVVLHAFQMLCPACVSHGLPQARKMRQLFAARDVAVIGLHTVFEHHAVMTPAALDAFVREYRYTFPIGIDRPVAGSSIPATMRAYQLQGTPSTVLIDRQGRIRLSHFGLLDDMAVGAAIGQLAAEAAESPLVAAAPEEAGVPDDAGCDAQKGCGLGTGAEGT; translated from the coding sequence ATGACCCACCACCATCCCGAAGCTCCCGCACTGCAGGTCGCGCAGTGGCTCAACACCGAGACCGAGCCGACGCTCGCGGCGCTGCGCGGCCGCATCGTCGTGCTGCATGCGTTCCAGATGCTCTGCCCGGCCTGCGTCTCGCACGGCCTGCCGCAGGCGCGCAAGATGCGCCAGCTCTTCGCCGCGCGCGACGTCGCCGTGATCGGGCTGCACACGGTGTTCGAGCACCATGCGGTGATGACGCCCGCGGCGCTCGACGCTTTCGTGCGCGAATACCGCTACACCTTCCCGATCGGCATCGACCGGCCCGTGGCCGGCAGCAGCATCCCCGCGACCATGCGCGCCTACCAGCTGCAGGGCACGCCGAGCACCGTGCTGATCGACCGCCAGGGCCGCATCCGGCTGAGCCACTTCGGCCTGCTCGACGACATGGCCGTGGGCGCGGCGATCGGCCAGCTGGCGGCCGAAGCGGCCGAATCGCCGCTGGTCGCGGCGGCGCCTGAAGAAGCCGGCGTGCCGGACGATGCAGGCTGCGATGCGCAGAAGGGCTGCGGCCTCGGCACCGGCGCGGAGGGCACCTGA
- a CDS encoding peroxidase-related enzyme (This protein belongs to a clade of uncharacterized proteins related to peroxidases such as the alkylhydroperoxidase AhpD.) yields MSSARIDPVTDTTASPEAKAVLAQIHGAFGATPNMFRTVARSPAALQSMWGSFGALGGGVIPAPLGEQIAVAVANYNGCDYCLAAHTALGRKAGVGAAEMAAAQLGESADPRTGAALRFALQLVERRGHVGEADVQALRDAGFDDAHIVEIVAHVALNLFTNYVNVAFAVPVDFPGVKLRPAAA; encoded by the coding sequence ATGTCCTCCGCCCGCATCGACCCCGTGACCGACACCACCGCCAGCCCGGAAGCCAAGGCCGTGCTCGCGCAGATCCACGGTGCCTTCGGCGCCACCCCCAACATGTTCCGCACCGTGGCCCGGTCGCCGGCCGCGCTCCAGAGCATGTGGGGATCGTTCGGCGCCCTCGGCGGTGGCGTGATCCCCGCGCCGCTCGGCGAGCAGATCGCCGTGGCGGTCGCCAACTACAACGGCTGCGACTACTGCCTTGCGGCGCACACCGCGCTGGGCCGCAAGGCCGGCGTCGGCGCGGCCGAGATGGCGGCCGCGCAGCTCGGCGAATCGGCCGATCCGCGCACCGGCGCGGCGCTGCGCTTCGCGCTGCAGCTCGTCGAGCGCCGCGGCCACGTGGGCGAGGCGGACGTGCAGGCGCTGCGCGACGCGGGCTTCGACGATGCGCACATCGTCGAGATCGTCGCGCACGTGGCGCTGAATCTCTTCACCAACTACGTGAACGTGGCCTTCGCGGTGCCGGTGGATTTCCCCGGCGTGAAGCTGCGCCCGGCCGCGGCCTGA
- a CDS encoding AraC family transcriptional regulator → MTPMPAIDRLSSLLERFRVRTQLFHAGPLCGVTSFAPEKGRGFLHVLRRGEMVVTHPSRAGVSRRITVREPSLLFYPRPLAHHFHNPPVEGSDFVCATVAFDDGEAHPLARALPALVRLPLRAVDGLEQSLALLFGETTRVQCGHRLLADRLFEVVLIQLLRWLLDHPEEGALPVGLLTGLGDPPLARLLVALHERPGDAWRLDQMAREAGLSRSALAARFKAVVGTTPADYLADWRLSIAQAELRRGAPVKAIADQLGYANASALSRLFAQRVGVSPREWLAAQQHAL, encoded by the coding sequence ATGACGCCCATGCCAGCGATAGACCGGCTCTCGTCCCTGCTCGAGCGCTTCCGCGTGCGCACGCAGCTGTTCCATGCCGGTCCGCTGTGCGGCGTGACGAGTTTTGCGCCCGAGAAGGGGCGCGGCTTCCTGCATGTGCTGCGACGCGGCGAGATGGTCGTGACCCATCCGTCGCGCGCGGGCGTGTCGCGCCGCATCACCGTGCGCGAGCCGAGCCTGCTGTTCTATCCGCGGCCGCTCGCGCACCACTTCCACAACCCGCCGGTCGAGGGCTCGGACTTCGTCTGCGCCACGGTCGCGTTCGACGACGGCGAGGCGCATCCGCTCGCGCGTGCGCTGCCTGCGCTGGTGCGGCTGCCGCTGCGCGCGGTCGACGGGCTCGAGCAGTCGCTCGCGCTGCTGTTCGGCGAGACCACGCGCGTGCAATGCGGCCACCGGCTGCTCGCGGACCGGCTGTTCGAGGTGGTGCTGATCCAGCTGCTGCGCTGGCTGCTCGACCATCCGGAGGAAGGCGCATTGCCGGTCGGCCTGCTCACCGGCCTCGGCGATCCGCCGCTCGCACGGCTGCTGGTCGCGCTGCACGAGCGCCCGGGCGACGCTTGGCGGCTCGACCAGATGGCGCGCGAGGCGGGCCTGTCGCGCAGCGCGCTCGCGGCGCGCTTCAAGGCGGTGGTCGGCACCACGCCCGCGGACTACCTCGCCGACTGGCGCCTGTCGATCGCGCAGGCCGAGCTGCGGCGCGGCGCTCCGGTGAAGGCGATCGCGGACCAGCTCGGCTACGCGAATGCATCGGCGCTGTCGCGGCTGTTCGCGCAGCGGGTGGGCGTGTCGCCGCGCGAATGGCTCGCGGCGCAGCAGCACGCGCTGTGA
- a CDS encoding cytochrome ubiquinol oxidase subunit I, whose protein sequence is MDSLVLARIQFGFTISFHIIFPALTIGLASYLAVLEALWLRTQRQVYLDLYEFWIKVFAVAFGMGVVSGLVMAYQFGTNWSNFSRFAGGITGPLLAYEVLTAFFLEAGFLGVMLFGRQRVGPALHFVSTLAVALGTLVSATWILASNSWMHTPQGHAIIDGRVVPVDWFQVIFNPSFPYRLAHTVVASYIATALMVAGGAAWHLLRGHDNTRVRTMLSMALWMLLAAAPIQALIGDQHGLNTLEHQPAKLAAIEGHWERSPEGEGVPLILFGWPGMAAETTRYALEIPRAGSLLLTHSRDGQIPALKDFAPADRPNATVVFWTFRTMVGLGLLMIALAFWGLWLRRGDRLYAKRGFLRFALAMSPAGLAAILAGWYTTEIGRQPWIVQGLMRTAEAASPQHSAAQVGFTLALFVIVYFVVFGAGTAYGLRLIAKGPASDEAAHPARGGPGAPRTPARPLSAAGEEEISERNEEHRHGH, encoded by the coding sequence ATGGACTCCCTCGTTCTCGCCAGAATCCAGTTCGGTTTCACGATCTCGTTCCACATCATCTTCCCGGCGCTGACCATCGGGCTGGCGAGCTACCTGGCCGTGCTGGAGGCGCTGTGGCTGCGCACGCAGCGCCAGGTCTACCTCGATCTCTACGAGTTCTGGATCAAGGTCTTCGCCGTCGCCTTCGGCATGGGCGTGGTCTCCGGCCTCGTCATGGCCTACCAGTTCGGCACCAACTGGAGCAACTTCTCGCGCTTCGCAGGCGGCATCACCGGACCCCTGCTCGCCTACGAAGTGCTCACCGCCTTCTTCCTCGAAGCGGGCTTCCTCGGCGTCATGCTCTTCGGGCGCCAGCGCGTCGGCCCCGCACTGCACTTCGTCTCCACCCTCGCCGTCGCCCTCGGCACCCTCGTCTCCGCCACCTGGATCCTCGCCTCCAACAGCTGGATGCACACCCCCCAGGGCCACGCCATCATCGACGGGCGCGTGGTGCCGGTCGACTGGTTCCAGGTCATCTTCAACCCCTCCTTCCCCTACCGCCTCGCCCACACCGTGGTCGCCTCCTACATCGCCACCGCGCTCATGGTCGCGGGCGGCGCGGCCTGGCACCTGCTGCGCGGCCACGACAACACCCGCGTGCGCACCATGCTCTCGATGGCGCTGTGGATGCTACTCGCGGCCGCGCCGATCCAGGCGCTGATCGGCGACCAGCACGGCCTCAACACCCTCGAGCACCAGCCCGCCAAGCTCGCCGCCATCGAAGGCCACTGGGAGCGCTCGCCCGAGGGCGAGGGCGTGCCGCTGATCCTCTTCGGCTGGCCCGGCATGGCCGCCGAGACCACGCGCTATGCGCTGGAGATCCCGCGCGCGGGCAGCCTGCTGCTCACCCACAGCCGGGACGGCCAGATCCCCGCGCTCAAGGACTTCGCGCCCGCGGACCGTCCCAACGCCACGGTCGTGTTCTGGACCTTCCGCACCATGGTCGGCCTGGGCCTGCTGATGATCGCGCTCGCCTTCTGGGGGCTATGGCTGCGCCGCGGCGACCGGCTCTATGCGAAGCGCGGCTTCCTGCGCTTCGCGCTCGCGATGTCGCCCGCCGGGCTCGCGGCCATCCTCGCGGGCTGGTACACCACCGAGATCGGGCGCCAGCCCTGGATCGTGCAGGGCCTGATGCGCACGGCCGAGGCGGCGTCGCCCCAGCATTCGGCGGCGCAGGTGGGGTTCACGCTGGCGCTTTTCGTCATCGTGTACTTCGTGGTCTTCGGCGCGGGCACGGCCTACGGGCTGCGCCTGATCGCCAAGGGGCCGGCGAGCGACGAGGCCGCGCATCCGGCACGCGGCGGGCCGGGCGCGCCGCGCACGCCGGCGCGGCCGCTGTCGGCGGCGGGGGAGGAAGAGATCAGCGAACGCAACGAGGAGCACCGCCATGGGCATTGA
- the cydB gene encoding cytochrome d ubiquinol oxidase subunit II codes for MGIDLPLIWAVIILFGIMMYVVMDGFDLGIGILFPFVPAKEDRDVLMNTVAPVWDGNETWLVLGGAGLLAAFPLAYAVILSAFYLPLILMLVGLVFRGVAFEFRFKARAGRRRWWDHAFIGGSVTAAFFQGVTLGAFLDGVPVVDGNYAGGAFDWVSAFSLFTGLALVAAYALLGATWLVMKTEGRLQDRMRALARPLVWLMLAVVVAISLWTPLAHAAIAKRWFSWPNLLWFSPVPLLVGLVAWRLLQGLKGEGHASPFVLTLALLFLGYTGLGISLWPNVVPPAISIWQAAGPPQSLGFALVGALLIIPVILMYTAWSYWVFRGKVRHGDGYH; via the coding sequence ATGGGCATTGACCTGCCGCTGATCTGGGCCGTGATCATCCTGTTCGGGATCATGATGTACGTGGTGATGGACGGCTTCGACCTGGGCATCGGGATCCTGTTTCCGTTCGTGCCGGCGAAGGAAGACCGCGACGTGCTGATGAACACGGTCGCACCGGTCTGGGACGGCAACGAGACCTGGCTGGTGCTGGGCGGGGCGGGGCTCTTGGCGGCCTTCCCGCTCGCCTATGCGGTGATCCTGAGCGCGTTCTACCTGCCGCTGATCCTGATGCTCGTCGGGCTGGTCTTTCGCGGGGTGGCCTTCGAGTTCCGCTTCAAGGCGCGCGCGGGCCGGCGGCGCTGGTGGGACCATGCCTTCATCGGCGGCTCGGTGACGGCGGCCTTCTTCCAGGGCGTGACGCTCGGGGCCTTTCTGGACGGGGTGCCGGTGGTGGATGGCAACTACGCAGGCGGGGCCTTCGACTGGGTGTCGGCGTTCTCGCTCTTCACGGGCCTGGCGCTGGTGGCGGCCTATGCGCTGCTGGGGGCGACGTGGCTGGTGATGAAGACCGAGGGCCGGCTACAGGACCGCATGCGCGCGCTGGCGCGACCGCTGGTGTGGCTGATGCTGGCGGTGGTGGTGGCGATCAGCCTCTGGACGCCGCTCGCGCACGCGGCGATCGCGAAGCGCTGGTTCAGCTGGCCGAACCTGCTGTGGTTCTCGCCGGTGCCGCTGCTGGTGGGGCTGGTGGCGTGGCGCCTCCTGCAAGGGTTGAAGGGCGAGGGGCATGCCTCGCCTTTCGTATTGACGCTGGCGCTGCTGTTCCTGGGCTACACGGGGCTGGGCATCAGCCTGTGGCCGAACGTGGTGCCGCCCGCGATCAGCATCTGGCAGGCGGCGGGGCCGCCGCAGAGCCTGGGCTTTGCGCTGGTGGGGGCGCTGTTGATCATTCCGGTGATCCTGATGTACACGGCCTGGAGCTACTGGGTGTTCCGCGGCAAGGTGCGCCATGGCGACGGGTACCACTGA